The Edaphobacter flagellatus sequence ACCGCAGAGCAAGGCGAGCTACTTTCCGATGCTGTCCGCAACAAAGAAAACATCCTTATTGCTGGTGGGACCGGTAGCGGAAAGTCAACCCTGCTGGGAGTACTCGCTGATGCTATCCCAGATCGTGAGCGGATTCTTCTGATCGAAGACACCGCGGAGCTTCACATTCGCAAGCCTCACGTTGTCGCAACGGAGTCACAGAAGGACACCCATCGCAGCACTGTTACTTTCAATGACCTGCTCCAAGCCATTCTTCGGCACCGGCCGGACCGGATCATCGTTGGAGAAGTGCGTGGAGTCGAAGCCCTTACTATTCTCGACGCCATGAACACTGGACACCGAGGAACATTGGCGACCATCCACGCGAGTAGCGCTAACGAAGCACTACGTCGTCTTGCAAGCCTAGCGATCCGGAGCGCAGCCAATCTGCAACTCAGTGTGGCCGAAGAGGATGCCGAACGCTCCCTCGATCTCATTGTGTATATCAGCAGGAGAGAAGGTGGGCGACGCGTCGAAGATGTAAAGCGAATCGCGAAACATATCTAGCATCCGAACCCGCGGTGTGGATCCGTCACAGCAGAAGCCGACCGATGGCGAAATGGTGCGGTCAGCCAACAAACTGGCCGCTACGAAGCTCGCTGTTCATTCTGCACATCTTACTGAGTCGCAAAGCATTGGGTAGCGATAACGACGAAACCAGTCGCTATGGTCAGCCGCGCATTCTGTGACTCATCCGACACGACGCAAAAATTCTGTTGCGAACTGAAAATACACGCCTATGCTCCTCCCATGTAATGACCGGGAATCCCCACCTCTCGAGGTCTCATCGTGTCACAGCAATCCAGATTCCCTACAGCGATAAACCCCGATGGCGCAGCGATCCTTGATGTCGAGCGTGGCTCGATCTCCATGCTTAACACAACCGGCTCATACATCTGGCAGGGACTCCAACGCGGCGAAAGCATCTCTTCGATCGCGGGCTCGCTTGCTCTTACCACAGGAGAAAGCTCACTTGCCGTAATGAGGGACGTGGAAGATTTTGTGGACGAACTCAAGCACCGCGGATTGATCTCTGAATGAGGTAAAAGGCCCATGCCATCCATGTCGACCATGATCGAGACGATCACGTACCGGATCATACTCATCGATCCTGTTTCGCGTGGCATCTTTGCGCTCCGCAAAGATGGTTTGTACCATCTGCCAATTTTGAAGATCCCTCAGTGGAAACGCCCCGCAGAACAACTTCAGCGAGGAATCCGTGATACCTGGAATGTCCCTGGTATCATCCTTGGCTTTCTTCCGAACGATGATTCTTGCAAGCCATGCGCTGCCGCGGAGGTTCTCGCGACCCCGTCTGCGGATCAACTGACATACATTCCGTTATCGGGGCTCGCTCCAGACGATCTCTCCGAAGCACAAAGAGCTTCAGTCGAAAGGATGCTCGACGGCTCAGGAGATCAAGGGAGCTTCTTCTCTCGAATCGGCTGGCTTGATCAGGTAGTGGCATGGTGTGAGACGGTAACAAACCAAAGGCTCTCTTCGAGGAGCTCGATCATCCAGTACAACGCCGGTGGAAGTTTCACATTACTACGCTTGCCTTTGGATGACGGACAGAACTACTGGCTGAAAGCTACGGGTGAACCGAATCGTCATGAATATGCCGTAACACTGTTGCTGTCTGATGTGTGTAAGGGTTTTACACCGGATGTGGTCGCAACTCAACCCGAATGGAATGCCTGGCTGATGGCTGGCGCGGGAACAGACACCATCACATTCCCCAGCGAGCCTTTGGGGCGATACAAACTGATGGAGCACGTCATGTACTGCATGTTAGAGGCAGAGACAGAATCTGTGGAGGTCAGCCAGCAATTGCTTCGTGCGGGCGCATTCGATCAATCAATGGAGGTTATAAGTGAGAGCTCTGGCAAATTGTTCGATTATCTAGAACGTGCCATGAGTCTGCAGACATCAACTAAGGCTCCACGATTGGAAGCAAAGTGTCTGCGCCAACTTCACGACAAGCTCTTGAAAGTCTGTGAGGTCATCGGCAATCTCGGCCTCCCTCAAACAGTGGTCCACGGGGATCTGAATGACGGCAACATCATCATTGGCGAGTCCGCCTGTCAGTTCATCGATTGGGCGGAGTGCTACGTTGGGCCTCCGGGGATCAATCTCGAACACCTTCTTCTTCTCAACCGAATGGAGGACTGCGATCTACAGCGTCTGATCAACTTCCTTGTGAAGGAACGCTACGTTGAACGGTGGGGACAATGTTTTGATCGCTTTCAGACAGAGCAGGCTCGTCCCTACTGGGCATTTCTAGCGATTGTTTCATCGCTATACGGCCGGATGGATTGGCTGGATCGTCCGGAAAGGGACGGCCCGCAAAGCATGGCGTACCGTCGCTCGCTGGCTCGTCATATGAACCACGCAGCAGAAGATCCTGAATTCAGGGAGGCATTATGTCGCTGACTGCGACTATTTACCGTTCGGTAGAAGAGATCATTCACGGCGTCAACGTCAGCGATCCATATCGCTGGCTCGAGGATCGCAGCCTTCCGGAGACCGAGGAATGGATCCGCGAGCAACAAAGGCGATGCGATGTCTATTTCGCGGAATGCAATGACATGAATGTGCTTCGTGAGGAAGTCATGTCCTATCTCGACGCGGAGGTTGTCGATCAACCCGTCAGGACGGGTGATCGTTACTTCTACCGTCGCCGCAATTCTGGAATGGAGCAGGCTTGCATCTATGTCCGTGATGCCATAACAGGCGTAGAAACGCTGCTTGTCGATCCTTCTAGAGATGGCCCATTTGTCTCCGTAGACATTCATAGCATCGCTTCTGACGGATCATTGCTTGCCTACAAACGTAAATACGGCGGTGAGGATAAGAACTCCATTCATATCGTGGATGTCGAAACCGGAGTCGAACGGCCAGGTCACCTTAGTAAAGGCCTTGTGCGAGGTTTTGCTTTTACTCAAGACAAGAGTGGCTTCTTCTACTGCCAGGAAGCCTCCGCGACTCGGGACGACCACTTCATTTCTCTTCGTCGACTTGATGAGTCGGTAGCGGACCAAGTCGTCTTTCGAGCGGCGCGCTCAAACGGGAGCCGCCTGGTCCTGACTGCCGATGAGGTCCACCTTGGAGCCATCTGGATGCGGGAGGTAAATGGAGAATTGATAGAAGACTTCTGGATCGCAAGGCAGGAAGATCCTGTGCATTGGCATCAGATCTTCTCAAATAAACCATTGCCGTTTAGTCCAATTCTGAGGAATGGCCGGGTCTTCGCCATCTCTGAGGAGGGCGCGGCGAATCGGAGATTAATTGAGTTAGATCCAGACGGTAAAACTCTTCGAACGATCGTCCCAGAGCAAAAAGGAACAATGCGCGGAGTTGTGTTCGGACGAGATACCGTCTACGCGCTATTCCTAAACGAAATGCAATTTGAACTCAAATGCTGGTCTCTTGAAGGCACGGTCCTCCCTGATATTGTCTTGCGCCGAAATGGGACCGTGCATTTAATTCCGACCCACGGGAACGATGGTTCACTTTTTCTCAGCTATGAATCATTCGCCCAGCCGCCGATACTTTTTGAGTATCTTACCGAAAGCCGTGAGCTCAAGGTATGGAATACTCGGATCCCATCCCAGGGGCCTAGCGATTACGTAGTACGGGACGAAAGCTATCCTGCGATCGATGGAACTAGCATTCCCATCACGCTTGTCTCTGCGTTGGACGCACCGTCGACTTCTCCGCGCCCAGTCATTATGACGGGTTATGGAGGATTTGGCGTACCGATGACACCACAATTCTCTGTCCTGGTCAGCATCATGCTGAAACTCGGAACCGTTTTTGCCCTTCCTCATATTCGGGGTGGTGGTGAATTTGGGAAGGCGTGGCACGAGGCGGCACGAGGCAGCTTCAGACAGGTAGCATTTGGCGACTTCCTTTCTGCGGCGGAATGGATGTGCGAAGAAAAGATCACCTCTCCTACACAACTTGCTATCTTTGGCGGTTCGAACTCCGGTCTGCTTGTAGGAGTAGCGATGACCCAACGTCCGGATCTGTTTCAAGCGGTTTTTTGTGTTGCCCCATTGCTTGATATGGTCCGGTACGAATCTTTCGATGAAGCCGCGAAGTGGCGGCGAGAATATGGGACGGTCGACGATCCGGAGCAATTCGCAGCGATCTATGCCTACTCTCCGTATCACCATGTGCAAGCGAACACGAACTATCCCTCCGTCCTGTTCGTCTCGGGCGATCGGGATGATCGGTGCAACCCAGCGCATGTTCGTAAGATGGCCGCTCGCCTTCAGGAGTCGACGAAACAGTGTCGTCCAATTGTTGTTGACTACAGCGAGGAACGAGGGCATGCTCCAGCGCTACCTCTGTCCGTCCGAGTAGATGCTCTGGCGAGACGGATTGTCTTTCTCTGTCGCGAGTTGAATCTTCCTATCTACTTCGGAGGGGATCATGACGCGCTTTGTGTTTGAGAGCTGGGTGCTGTTGCTTTACTTCGAGTTTGTCTTGCGCTTTCGCGGCTTTAAGACATTGCATCAGACCGTTCGCAGCGCAAAGGTGCGCCCCATGACCGCAGATGCGCTGCAATCGCATATCGGCCTCTGCCACGCAATCGACCAGGCCTGTGTCTTCTACTTCAAGCGAGTCATGTGCCTCCAGCGGTCGGCAGCAACAACGTTATTATTGCGGCGGCATGGCTGGAGCGCGGAGATGGTGGTCGGGGCGCAATTATTGCCCTTCAAATCCCACGCCTGGGTCGAGATCAAAGGCTCTGTCGTGAATGACAGGCCCTACATGCCAGAAATCTACCAAGTCCTGGAACGCTGCTGAATCGAGGCGAAGATGAGCATCATATTGGGGATACGAAAACCGGAAGGAGATGTCGTCGATGAGCGACAACTGCTAGATCTTGTGCGTACGACAGACCGATGGGCACCTGATGGAACGTTTGTGCAAGCGAAGGGCAGGATCGGCATGGCCTTTCAACTCTACCGTACCCATGAACGTTCAAAGCTCGAATCGCACCCTGTCGTGGATGATCTTGGAAACATGGTGACGCTAGATGGCCGCCTAGATAACCATAAAGAGCTCAGCGGGCTATTAGAGATCGCAGAGTCAGAGACTTCTGACTCAACAATTATCCTTGCAGCGTTCAGGCGATGGGGTGAGATGTGTTTTGAACGGTTTGTGGGAGATTGGGCACTTGCGATCTGGTCACGCGCAGATCGGTCGCTGTATCTTGCTCGCGATCACGCTGGAACGAGAACTCTATACTTCCATGATTGCCAGGGATCCATTTTATGGTCCACTCATCTCGACACATTCATCTCGCACAGCGCCTCATCCATTCTGGATAGGCGTTTTGCCGCTTGCTATCTTTTAGCCCTTCCTATCCGTGACCTGACTCCTTTTCGCGACGTGTATTCCGTAAGCCCCGCTCACTATATTGTGTTTCGGGAATCGCGCTCTGTGCGAAAACATTGGGAGTGGATCCCAGCAAATCAGGTTCGGTATTCTGCGGAATCCGAATATCACGACCATTTTCTTTCTCTATTCCAGTCGGCTGTCGAACGCCGCACGGGTCAAGGTGCACCGATTCTCGCCCATTTGAGCGGTGGAATGGATTCCTCCGCGATTGTTTGTATGGCGGACTTCGTTCGTTCAAAGGAGGGTGGTGGAACATTCCAATCCGTGGACACGATTTCGTATTTTGACCATTCTGAACGACATTGGGATGATCATCACTATTTCGAGATCGTAGAAGCCAATCGAGGCAAGTCCGGAATCCACATTGACCTTGCGTCTAACCGACGGACTTTCAAGCCAGTTCCTTTGTCCGACGGGTATTACTGTCTGCCAGGAGCAGACAGTTCATCGATAGCTGCCGAGCTACATCTCGGTCCTCTCCTAAACAATAAGGGCTACCGTGCGATTCTGAGCGGAATCGGTGGGGATGAACTTCTTGGAGGGGTGGCAACAGGGCTGCCGGAATTGGGAGACAGTCTTCTTGCTGGAAATTGGCGTGGACTTTTCACTAGCTGTGTTGCGTGGTGCATCCCTAACAGAATCCCCATTCACCAATTATTAAAGCAGGTGTTTACGTTCGTCGCCGAGATGTATCTATATCGCGGAGACTATCGAATCCCTCGTCTACCACCGTGGATATCCCAAAGCCTCATTGAATCGGAGTATTTTCGGTCGCTCACTTTCCTCCCTGAACGTCCACCACTCACTCTGAGGCCGAGTGCAATCGACAGTGGCCAGACATGGTGGAGATTACTGGAGGGTCTGCCACACCTGACGCCTGGATTTACGATCAGGGCGGAATATCGATATCCGTATTTAGATCGTGATCTCGTTGACTTCCTCCTTCGAGTGCCCCGCGAGCAACTGGTAAGGCCGCAACGTAGACGTTACCTAATGCGTGCCTCATTGAAATCAATTGTCCCCAACGAGATATTGGAGCGGCGCCGGAAAGGATTTCTTAGTTCTTCATTGATTCGGTCACTAAGCTCTGCAAGTGATGTCATACAGACGCACTTTGCCAACTCAAGTCTTGAAAAGGATGGGCTAATCGACGCTAAAACGTTCATCGCGTCGTTGCAATCGCTCTCCGAACATAATCCTCAAACATGGGTCGGGTTGATGACCCGCACCGTTCTACTCGAACTCTGGCAACAGACCATAGCCTCGAATAGGAAGCATTTTGCTATTTAGCCAGGTTCAGCGACAAGACGCTGCCTCGTTAACAAGATTCCTTGCATCAAGGGTCCTCCACTTGGGCGAGGAATATCCAAACACCGAAGGAGACTTGCCATGAAGTACGTCAAACCTCAAATTGCATATACCGTTGCCGCTGGGTCCGCCATTATGGGGAGCGCAGCCAAACAAAACCCCGTTGTTCAGGACAACGACATCACCCAACCCAACTGCACCTTGCCAGCCTATGAGGCTGACGAGTAATCAGCATACTGTCATCTCTCGGCGGTCACGCAAAGGGGCCGCCGAAGGTGATGGTTCGCAAGCAGAGTATCTTCACTAGTGTCGTCGATTTTCGTCAGACATGTGTTTGAGATTTTGCCAACGTTGATATTGTTCCGGATCGACAGGAGCGCTACTTCGATCACCCTGCAGCCAAAATCTATACCAATCTAGATTTCTCTGCACACTGGCCAGCCTTGCTTGTGGATGTTCGGGTTGATGTTGTTCACTCGGGTAGTAATACAGTTCCACCGGCTTCTTAAGTCGATTCAGGCCTGTCAGCACCTCGTAACGTAGATTCAGACTGTATGGCGAGGCTCCCACCTTGTCGTCGAGTACACCTTCGCCCATAACTTCCATGAGCAGAGGGGTATGTATCTTCTCCAGGTTAAAGGAGATGGAGTATCGCTTCCAATTATCCAAGGACGTACCATAGGGCGGTCCACCATACATCAGATCCATTGGTCTGGTTTGAGCTTCCGTGTGGCTCAACCAGTATTCACTGAGGTTGTATTGGACATTATCGGTCACCGTGGCAGCAGCATAATGAGTCTTCCCATGAACGAGGGCGAACTCTACATGCCAACCCGTTCTACTGAATCCAATGATTCCAACTCTATCCGAGTCGACCAGACCTTCATTGGCAAGTTCCTTCACCGCACTGTCCCAAACATCCGTATAGAAGACTGCCTCTGAGATATTTCCAGGATATCCCAAGGGGTACTTCGCATTACGCTCTCCATCCTTCAGAATGAGGTACAGCATCCCCGCAGCCGCGACGGGTTGGGGCGCGAATGATGGAGCGTGACTACTGCCCGCATCGCAGACAAACGAACTTTGGCTCGACTTTGTCTGGATTACAAGAGGATAACGTTTAGTAGATTCATACCCGAGCGGCTTGATTAACGTGCCGGTCATATTGGTTCCGTTCGAGGTCTTCCAGTGAAACGTCTCTGACGGCGCGAGTTCGATGACATCGAAGGTAGGGTTGAGTTTCGTGAGGGAGATGAGAGAACCAGTGTTCACGTTGTAGACCCTTAGTTGCGGTGATGTGTCGCTTCGCTCATAGCCGGTTACCCCAAAGGTGCCGTTGCTCGCAATAGCCTCTGATTCTTCATCTGTGTCTGGAATGATGCTCTGCGCTGTCGTTGCCCAACCGGTTGTCACGCGACGCAAGCGGATAATATGCCCCGCCACGCTTCGTATCAGAAGCGAATCCGGCTTCACCCAGAGAATCACATTTGCCGGATCCGTGATGTCTTCAGCGACTCTTTCCAATACACCGTTTATCATGGATACGCGCCATATATGCCAAGGTTTCCAAGGTGTTGGATGGGCTGACTCGTCTTGCTTTTCCCACTCTGTTCCCACTGGAGAAGCAGCAACGATATAGAACGAAGTACCATCGGGTGACCACTGCGGGGTTCCGGTGGCCCCGGTAGTTTTGAATGGCATGGATGTTTCCGCGCTTTTCAGATCCTGCAAGACCGTGATCCAGACGAGTCCACCGCTTGCGACTCTCCTCTTGTATGTTGGACTTTGAAGCCATTCTGCGGGTAGAGGCGTTCCGTCAAGTTCCTCACCTTTAGCCATATCGATGTCGGAGATATTCACCAAGAACTGTGCCCCATCCGGGGAGAAACTGAAGTTAAAATGAACAGCGCACCGTACGGTATCCAGTCTCTTGCCCGTAAAAGGAGAATGAATCGGAACGGTCTGCGGTTTGGCCCACCGCGCTCCAACGCGGTGTATGACCCAGATTCGGTAGGGTACCCACCGGCTTCGCCATGTCATGGCGATGCTTGGGATGCTGTTGGGAAGAATACGATAACCTCTGTCGATGTCCTCCTCAGAACGGCCCAGCGTCATCAACGCTTGCTCTTTCTTTGCAAACACGACTGTATTTCCTGCTTGATCGATGGCGTACTCATCGATGTCTTCTTGAGATGAGGCCACAAGTCTGGAGTTGCCAGTCCTGACATCGAAGAGGAGGATCCGAGTGTCTCCCTTGTGCGATACAAGAACTGCAAGGTGTAAGCCATCTCCGAGCCACTGAACCTGCGACAGGCCTGACGTTGCCACAAGCAACTTAGGACTGCTGCGTTGTAATCCGGGTAAGTCACGCACGTACAACTGAATCTCATCCTGGTTAGTTCTGAGATTCGGCGACATAACGAGGTATGCCACCTTTGTACCTTGGGGGTTGATCCGAATTGAGTTGGGATGGTTATCGAGGTACTTCGTTTGAACGCAGTCCAGTGGGGTAACTGGCCGTTTTGCATGCAATAGAGGTGATGCGAGACCGATCATCGATATCGGTATAAGGCGAAAGATCCAACCGGAGAGAGCTCTCTTTCGAGATCGAGTGTTCAGTATCTGATGTGAATGTGTCATCTCAGAACTTCACCTTCAGCGCAAATTGCATGGATCGGGGTCCACCTTGCTGGTAGAGCGAACTCATGGTGCCAAGACTCTGGGCAAGAGTCTTAGTGGCCTGCCCGAAGGTGGCGCTGGTCAAGCCAGGATCGACATATCCGAAAACGGGGTGGTTCAGAAGATTGAAGGTTTCAGCCCGGAATTGAAGCGATGTATTCTCTCCAAGCGGGAAGTCTCTCCTCAACGCCAGATTCAGCTGCGTTGCTCCAAAGCCTCGTATGAAGTTGCGGGGAGCGTTGCCTGGAGAGGTTCCACTTGGGAGTGCAAACGCCGCTCGATTGAGCGCTCGGCCACCAGGATATGAGTCTCCATACAGGTATATGGGCTGACCTGACACAAGATTTACATTTGTGGTGTAGAAGCCCGTGATCGGATCAGAAACCGTATTGCCTGACAGAGTAACGGGGAACGCTGTGCGGGAGATGAGCCGGCCATCAATTCCCCACTGTGATAGCAGCACAGAACCGATTTTTCCACTTCTGACCTGAGGCGCATTCCACGTGAGGCCAGCTTGAAAATTGTGCCGAACATCGAAGTCCGAATTGCCACGGAAGAGCGGTAGCGCCGAGTTATTGGACCCAAAATCTATGGAATGAGACCAGGTGTAGGAGGCGAGAGCCTGAATCCCATTGGCCACTGAGCGTTGGAATTTCGCCTGGAGCGCCTGGTAGTTCGACGTTACACCTGTAGGGAAATAGTAGACATAGCCAAAATTTGGATTGACTGAGGCGAGATTGATGGTCTGAGACTGCAAAAGCCGTCGGCCATTCGATCCAACATACGAAATTGTCAGCGATTGGCTTCGGGACAGCGCTTGTTCAAGCGCGCCGTTCCACTGAAAGCTGTACGGAAGTTGAAGGTGGGAAGGAAAGGCATATACGGAAGCCGTCGGGTATGGTGGCGTGACCGATATTCCAAAATTCTGTTGTGCCGAGGTTGCGGGCAGCGGTGATCCGTTATAGCTTTTCGTTGCGCTAAAACCCAGCCCGCTATAGCCTCCGGCTGCGATGGCATTGTCGTTGTCGAAGAAGACGCCTCCTCCGGCGCGAACGACGGTCTCCCATCCCGGATTCGTGTGCGCCTGCCACGCAAGTCCAATTCGCGGCGCGAAGTTATAGTAGGCGGCGTTCCATAGTGGCGTGCCCTGGGGAGCAACGGTGAGTTGGGATGGATTACTTATATTCCCTTGCAAGGTATATGCATTGGGCCCATCAGAATTGGTGGGTGGCGGTGCAAGCTCCCACCGAAGTCCCGACGACAAGACTAGACGAGGAGCTAACCTCCATTCATCCTGAGCGAATACCGACAACTCGTTGAAGACCGGCCTGGCAGATAGAGACTGCTTGATTTGCAGGGTACTGGCCGAGTTCGTGACAAGAGACTGCCTTGTCGTGAACTGGGTATAGAGATAGGGTGTGGGCGGAATGATTGGTGATGCAATCCTCCGATAATCTGCGCCAAGCTTGATATGGTGGTGTCCAGCCGTCGCAGAAATAGTATCGACGAGA is a genomic window containing:
- a CDS encoding CpaF family protein encodes the protein MSFDVIIPFLRPIEQLLQSKTISEIMINPDNSVWIEEKAEIRRMPDLRFDDGALLTGLEVIANRFGKKLDSDSPIMNLRLPDGSRMAAMIPPIVNPNPLVTIRKFTSRDFTLADLICTEMLTAEQGELLSDAVRNKENILIAGGTGSGKSTLLGVLADAIPDRERILLIEDTAELHIRKPHVVATESQKDTHRSTVTFNDLLQAILRHRPDRIIVGEVRGVEALTILDAMNTGHRGTLATIHASSANEALRRLASLAIRSAANLQLSVAEEDAERSLDLIVYISRREGGRRVEDVKRIAKHI
- a CDS encoding PqqD family protein; the encoded protein is MLNTTGSYIWQGLQRGESISSIAGSLALTTGESSLAVMRDVEDFVDELKHRGLISE
- a CDS encoding aminoglycoside phosphotransferase family protein produces the protein MSTMIETITYRIILIDPVSRGIFALRKDGLYHLPILKIPQWKRPAEQLQRGIRDTWNVPGIILGFLPNDDSCKPCAAAEVLATPSADQLTYIPLSGLAPDDLSEAQRASVERMLDGSGDQGSFFSRIGWLDQVVAWCETVTNQRLSSRSSIIQYNAGGSFTLLRLPLDDGQNYWLKATGEPNRHEYAVTLLLSDVCKGFTPDVVATQPEWNAWLMAGAGTDTITFPSEPLGRYKLMEHVMYCMLEAETESVEVSQQLLRAGAFDQSMEVISESSGKLFDYLERAMSLQTSTKAPRLEAKCLRQLHDKLLKVCEVIGNLGLPQTVVHGDLNDGNIIIGESACQFIDWAECYVGPPGINLEHLLLLNRMEDCDLQRLINFLVKERYVERWGQCFDRFQTEQARPYWAFLAIVSSLYGRMDWLDRPERDGPQSMAYRRSLARHMNHAAEDPEFREALCR
- a CDS encoding prolyl oligopeptidase family serine peptidase, yielding MSLTATIYRSVEEIIHGVNVSDPYRWLEDRSLPETEEWIREQQRRCDVYFAECNDMNVLREEVMSYLDAEVVDQPVRTGDRYFYRRRNSGMEQACIYVRDAITGVETLLVDPSRDGPFVSVDIHSIASDGSLLAYKRKYGGEDKNSIHIVDVETGVERPGHLSKGLVRGFAFTQDKSGFFYCQEASATRDDHFISLRRLDESVADQVVFRAARSNGSRLVLTADEVHLGAIWMREVNGELIEDFWIARQEDPVHWHQIFSNKPLPFSPILRNGRVFAISEEGAANRRLIELDPDGKTLRTIVPEQKGTMRGVVFGRDTVYALFLNEMQFELKCWSLEGTVLPDIVLRRNGTVHLIPTHGNDGSLFLSYESFAQPPILFEYLTESRELKVWNTRIPSQGPSDYVVRDESYPAIDGTSIPITLVSALDAPSTSPRPVIMTGYGGFGVPMTPQFSVLVSIMLKLGTVFALPHIRGGGEFGKAWHEAARGSFRQVAFGDFLSAAEWMCEEKITSPTQLAIFGGSNSGLLVGVAMTQRPDLFQAVFCVAPLLDMVRYESFDEAAKWRREYGTVDDPEQFAAIYAYSPYHHVQANTNYPSVLFVSGDRDDRCNPAHVRKMAARLQESTKQCRPIVVDYSEERGHAPALPLSVRVDALARRIVFLCRELNLPIYFGGDHDALCV
- a CDS encoding lasso peptide biosynthesis B2 protein gives rise to the protein MTRFVFESWVLLLYFEFVLRFRGFKTLHQTVRSAKVRPMTADALQSHIGLCHAIDQACVFYFKRVMCLQRSAATTLLLRRHGWSAEMVVGAQLLPFKSHAWVEIKGSVVNDRPYMPEIYQVLERC
- a CDS encoding asparagine synthetase B family protein; this encodes MSIILGIRKPEGDVVDERQLLDLVRTTDRWAPDGTFVQAKGRIGMAFQLYRTHERSKLESHPVVDDLGNMVTLDGRLDNHKELSGLLEIAESETSDSTIILAAFRRWGEMCFERFVGDWALAIWSRADRSLYLARDHAGTRTLYFHDCQGSILWSTHLDTFISHSASSILDRRFAACYLLALPIRDLTPFRDVYSVSPAHYIVFRESRSVRKHWEWIPANQVRYSAESEYHDHFLSLFQSAVERRTGQGAPILAHLSGGMDSSAIVCMADFVRSKEGGGTFQSVDTISYFDHSERHWDDHHYFEIVEANRGKSGIHIDLASNRRTFKPVPLSDGYYCLPGADSSSIAAELHLGPLLNNKGYRAILSGIGGDELLGGVATGLPELGDSLLAGNWRGLFTSCVAWCIPNRIPIHQLLKQVFTFVAEMYLYRGDYRIPRLPPWISQSLIESEYFRSLTFLPERPPLTLRPSAIDSGQTWWRLLEGLPHLTPGFTIRAEYRYPYLDRDLVDFLLRVPREQLVRPQRRRYLMRASLKSIVPNEILERRRKGFLSSSLIRSLSSASDVIQTHFANSSLEKDGLIDAKTFIASLQSLSEHNPQTWVGLMTRTVLLELWQQTIASNRKHFAI
- a CDS encoding prolyl oligopeptidase family serine peptidase, which encodes MASSQEDIDEYAIDQAGNTVVFAKKEQALMTLGRSEEDIDRGYRILPNSIPSIAMTWRSRWVPYRIWVIHRVGARWAKPQTVPIHSPFTGKRLDTVRCAVHFNFSFSPDGAQFLVNISDIDMAKGEELDGTPLPAEWLQSPTYKRRVASGGLVWITVLQDLKSAETSMPFKTTGATGTPQWSPDGTSFYIVAASPVGTEWEKQDESAHPTPWKPWHIWRVSMINGVLERVAEDITDPANVILWVKPDSLLIRSVAGHIIRLRRVTTGWATTAQSIIPDTDEESEAIASNGTFGVTGYERSDTSPQLRVYNVNTGSLISLTKLNPTFDVIELAPSETFHWKTSNGTNMTGTLIKPLGYESTKRYPLVIQTKSSQSSFVCDAGSSHAPSFAPQPVAAAGMLYLILKDGERNAKYPLGYPGNISEAVFYTDVWDSAVKELANEGLVDSDRVGIIGFSRTGWHVEFALVHGKTHYAAATVTDNVQYNLSEYWLSHTEAQTRPMDLMYGGPPYGTSLDNWKRYSISFNLEKIHTPLLMEVMGEGVLDDKVGASPYSLNLRYEVLTGLNRLKKPVELYYYPSEQHQPEHPQARLASVQRNLDWYRFWLQGDRSSAPVDPEQYQRWQNLKHMSDENRRH
- a CDS encoding TonB-dependent receptor, with protein sequence MRRSWILRVSLLFCFTTSALSQSTNATISGQVADPTDQVIPDADVQILNEATGVQYVNKTNNSGVYTLSVLPPGQYRVQVSKIGFKTIVTPGVVLNVQSAVALNFTLPIGAASETVTVEAGSALLNTTDASVSTVVDRKFVENMPLNGRSFQDLISMTPGVVTQSPQASSNIGYRGDFSINGQRTESNYYMVDGVSAAASAGYPTGGGQSATGGTVAASTTLGTTQSLLGVDAMQEFRVQSSTYSAEYGRSPGGQISFLTRSGTNQFHGTVFDYLRNDVFDSNDWFNKHYGRAKTALRQNDFGGTFGGPLFPWHQRTHPTFIFVSYEGLRLRAPQAASIQYVPDMTLRQSAATTLQPILNAYPLPTAGGIDYGTLAQFISTYSLPGAIDSTSVRFDHTFSESLSGFFRWGTTPSSTSTRLLSSVQSIHGGSDTYTAGLTWQISQALTNELRLGYNSGEATLQSRLDSFGGAVPLNLRAAVGLASTTSAYTSFYLNFVGIGASYLTEMTGRNSNNQWNLVDTISATAGHHHIKLGADYRRIASPIIPPTPYLYTQFTTRQSLVTNSASTLQIKQSLSARPVFNELSVFAQDEWRLAPRLVLSSGLRWELAPPPTNSDGPNAYTLQGNISNPSQLTVAPQGTPLWNAAYYNFAPRIGLAWQAHTNPGWETVVRAGGGVFFDNDNAIAAGGYSGLGFSATKSYNGSPLPATSAQQNFGISVTPPYPTASVYAFPSHLQLPYSFQWNGALEQALSRSQSLTISYVGSNGRRLLQSQTINLASVNPNFGYVYYFPTGVTSNYQALQAKFQRSVANGIQALASYTWSHSIDFGSNNSALPLFRGNSDFDVRHNFQAGLTWNAPQVRSGKIGSVLLSQWGIDGRLISRTAFPVTLSGNTVSDPITGFYTTNVNLVSGQPIYLYGDSYPGGRALNRAAFALPSGTSPGNAPRNFIRGFGATQLNLALRRDFPLGENTSLQFRAETFNLLNHPVFGYVDPGLTSATFGQATKTLAQSLGTMSSLYQQGGPRSMQFALKVKF